Below is a genomic region from Vibrio mimicus.
GCAGAGTCAGCACGCCAATGAACAGATGATCGGGATTTTTAAGCCAGAGTAATTGAGTTTCTGCGCATGATCTTCATAATATCGGCAACATTCCTCTCTTGGTTCGTATTTGACGGCGAAGAGACAACCTCCCTGGAGCAGTTATGAAAATTGAAAAAAACACGGTAGCAAGTCTTGCTTACCAATTGACTATCGAAGATGGCGTGGTGGTGGATCAGTCTACGGTTGATGCGCCACTGGATTACCTGCACGGCCACAACAACCTGATTACAGGTCTTGAGCGTGAGCTGGAAGGCAAAGTGGCTGGCGATAAATTCACAGTAACGATCGCACCGGAAGATGCGTACGGTGAGCACAACGAAGATCTTGTGCAACGTGTTCCTGCCGAAGTGTTCCAAGGCGTTGATGAGCTAGAAGTAGGTATGCGCTTCCTGGCGGATACTGACCAAGGCCCAATCCCAGTTGAAATCACTGAAGTTGACGGTGATGAAGTTGTGGTTGATGGTAACCACATGCTGGCTGGCCAATCACTGACTTTCACCGTTGAAGTGGTCGCTGTTCGTGCAGCAACAGAAGAAGAAATGGCTCACGGCCATATCCATCAAGGTGGCGGCTGCTGTGGTGGTCATGACCACGATCACGACCATGATCATGAAGGCGGTTGCTGCGGTGGCGAAGGCCACGGCCACGATCACCACGGTCATGGTAAAGAAGGCGGCTGCTGTGGCGGCGGCAGTTGTGGTTCTCACTAATTAGTGAATCTATTTACTCCTAAGTAATACGTAATTCTCGTAGTTCGACAGGTTTGAAAAGCGCTAACCGCGATCCGGTTAGCGCTTTTTTATTGTTGAGACTTTTGTAGTGAGGGTGTGGATTGCCATGCCATTCTTCTTTCTTTAACCCATAATTGAAATCAGTAAGTAATCGTGTTTCTGTTGCACTGCATGATGTTATTTCAGACTTGTATCACTATTAGCTAACAGGGAGAAGTTATCAAAATTGTTCCATGTTCTTAGTCATCACCGAATAGAGGAAACTTCATGATGGGGATTCTGATAGTGTCTAATAATAATTAAAACAACGATATAAATATAAAATAAGGTTTTTATTATTTATTGTGAGTTTTTATGTTTTGTCTGTTTTATCGCCGAATGATTAGCATGCCTGCAAATATTCATCTCAACGGACAATTCTCATGAACAACAAACTGATTCCTCTCTCTCTTTCTGTTCTGCTTACTGCATGTGGCGGTGGAGGTGGCGGCAGCTCTGAAGTGAAGACCGAAAAACCAATCGAAAAATTAACAACCTCTGTTTTGCCAAGTGGTATGTATTTAACCACGCTAAGTGACTCACAAGATATTTTGCGTGCAGATAACGCATCTGCTCGCTTTGTTGGTGTTGCAGTGATCTTGTCAGAAAAGGAAAGTGAGACGAAAAACAATAGCCAACTGTTTGGTCACACCTTAGAAAGTTCTATTCCAAGTGGTGCAGAGAATCGCCGTTCTTTGAGCTTTATGGCAGAAAGTGAAACTGAGAATGGTGTAACAACCAGCCAGTTTCTGTGGTGGGATAGCGCATCACAGGCAAATGAAAGTACTTCTGCGGCATCTTCACCATCAGTGATGCCAAGTGCGGCACCAGAAACTTTAAAACATCAGTGGCTACCTGAGCTCGATAAAATGGGGATTACTGCGGCTGGGCAAACTTTGAGCAAAGCAATGAAAGATGGCACCTCTTTTCTTTTGCTCCAGAACGTGAAAACCATTTCTGCAACGGAATTTCTTGAAGCAAGTCCCCAAGCAAAAT
It encodes:
- the slyD gene encoding peptidylprolyl isomerase, whose amino-acid sequence is MKIEKNTVASLAYQLTIEDGVVVDQSTVDAPLDYLHGHNNLITGLERELEGKVAGDKFTVTIAPEDAYGEHNEDLVQRVPAEVFQGVDELEVGMRFLADTDQGPIPVEITEVDGDEVVVDGNHMLAGQSLTFTVEVVAVRAATEEEMAHGHIHQGGGCCGGHDHDHDHDHEGGCCGGEGHGHDHHGHGKEGGCCGGGSCGSH